In Desulfuromonas sp. KJ2020, a single window of DNA contains:
- a CDS encoding type 4a pilus biogenesis protein PilO, with amino-acid sequence MSREHLILTAWKQNKLWPSLLVGLLLANIALFVTATQVIVPKVIRLEEQLVRNQAEARLVRQQGANAATPENILARGRQDLQSFREAIPNKESFSELIGDISVLANRAGLEIDQITYDPEEKPEERLLVYSLSFTVSGSYRQLKKFIHSLEHSPRLIVIQELSLSGSSEKQQESVRMQIRLSTYFTSEVAR; translated from the coding sequence ATGAGCAGAGAGCACCTGATTCTGACCGCCTGGAAGCAGAATAAATTGTGGCCGAGCCTTTTGGTGGGCCTGCTCTTGGCCAATATCGCCCTTTTCGTGACGGCAACTCAGGTCATTGTCCCGAAGGTAATACGCCTGGAAGAACAACTGGTGAGAAATCAGGCAGAGGCCAGGCTTGTCCGCCAGCAAGGGGCAAACGCGGCCACTCCAGAAAATATCCTGGCCCGCGGCAGACAGGATCTGCAATCCTTCCGCGAGGCGATCCCAAACAAGGAATCATTCAGCGAATTGATCGGCGACATATCCGTACTCGCCAACCGCGCCGGCCTGGAAATTGACCAAATCACCTACGATCCCGAGGAAAAACCCGAAGAAAGGTTACTGGTCTATTCTCTTTCTTTTACGGTTTCGGGAAGTTACCGACAGCTCAAAAAATTCATTCATTCCCTGGAGCACTCCCCTCGCCTGATTGTCATTCAGGAGCTCTCTCTGAGCGGCAGCAGTGAAAAACAGCAGGAAAGCGTCAGGATGCAGATACGCCTCTCCACCTACTTCACCTCGGAGGTGGCACGATGA